From Permianibacter aggregans, a single genomic window includes:
- a CDS encoding PEP-CTERM/exosortase system-associated acyltransferase: MEHLGQHFHRYFDLIPGTTEEICDRIFRLRYQVYCEELGFEDASAFPDGLEKDEVDKHALHCLLVHKPTGLSAGCFRLILNPSENYRLPFEYACGERLDHSEWHPRELNHDQFGEISRLAVHSHFRRRNGESQTPIGVTSGGLHDDAPRQYPLVATGLFLGSTALAIYLGLSRVYVMMEPRLCRLLRACGIVFKQVGEVIDYHGQRGPFMITQDLVYQHLPPDAKKLMEEFKDLYRQHEIKKP, encoded by the coding sequence ATGGAACACCTTGGTCAGCATTTTCATCGCTATTTCGATTTGATCCCAGGCACTACCGAAGAAATCTGTGATCGGATTTTCCGGCTGCGTTATCAGGTGTACTGCGAAGAGCTGGGCTTTGAAGACGCGTCGGCTTTTCCCGATGGCCTGGAAAAAGACGAAGTCGATAAACATGCCCTGCATTGCCTGCTGGTGCACAAACCCACTGGTTTATCAGCCGGTTGCTTTCGCCTGATTCTGAACCCCAGCGAAAACTACCGCTTGCCGTTCGAGTATGCCTGCGGCGAGCGACTCGATCATTCCGAATGGCATCCTCGCGAACTCAACCATGATCAGTTCGGCGAAATTTCACGGTTGGCGGTGCACAGTCATTTCCGCCGTCGTAATGGTGAAAGCCAAACACCGATAGGCGTAACCAGTGGCGGTTTGCACGACGATGCGCCACGGCAGTATCCATTGGTTGCCACCGGTTTATTCCTGGGTTCAACGGCGCTGGCAATCTATCTTGGCTTGTCACGCGTTTACGTGATGATGGAACCGCGCTTGTGCCGACTGCTGCGTGCCTGCGGTATCGTGTTTAAACAAGTGGGCGAAGTCATCGACTATCACGGCCAGCGCGGCCCCTTCATGATCACCCAGGATTTGGTTTATCAGCATCTGCCACCCGATGCGAAAAAACTGATGGAAGAGTTCAAGGATTTGTACCGGCAACACGAGATCAAAAAACCATAA
- a CDS encoding ThiF family adenylyltransferase: MTAFDYRAAFSRNIGWVTNEEQQTLQKKRLAIAGLGGVGGSHLLTLTRLGIGAFHIADFDQFEVHNFNRQAGAMLSTLGKDKAETLAAMARDINPDLSLKVFDQGVNDDNLDAFLDGVDLYVDSLDFFALKAREKVFRACYEKKIPALTAAPLGMGTAFLAFIPGKMDFDTYFDWHGRSDSEKLIRLIAGLSPAMMQRSYLKVPEAVNFAEKRGPSVAMACELCAGLMGVQVLKVLLNRGDVVAAPWGLHFDAYQQKLKKTWRPFGNKNPIQRILMALIRRQLNLE, from the coding sequence ATGACGGCGTTTGATTACCGGGCGGCGTTCTCGCGCAATATCGGTTGGGTGACCAACGAAGAACAACAAACACTGCAGAAAAAACGCCTGGCCATTGCCGGTTTGGGTGGCGTTGGCGGCAGCCACCTGTTGACGCTGACTCGCCTGGGCATCGGTGCTTTTCATATCGCCGACTTCGATCAATTTGAAGTACACAACTTCAATCGCCAGGCCGGCGCGATGCTCAGCACCCTCGGCAAAGACAAAGCCGAAACGCTGGCGGCAATGGCGCGCGACATCAATCCGGATTTGTCGCTGAAAGTGTTTGATCAAGGCGTTAACGATGACAATCTCGATGCCTTCCTCGACGGTGTCGATTTGTATGTCGATAGTCTGGATTTCTTTGCGCTGAAAGCGCGCGAGAAAGTCTTCCGTGCCTGTTACGAGAAAAAAATTCCGGCGTTAACGGCAGCGCCGCTCGGCATGGGCACCGCCTTTCTCGCTTTCATTCCGGGAAAAATGGATTTCGATACCTACTTCGATTGGCATGGCCGCAGCGACAGCGAAAAACTGATTCGCCTGATCGCCGGTTTGAGCCCGGCGATGATGCAACGCTCCTATTTGAAAGTGCCTGAGGCGGTTAACTTCGCGGAAAAACGCGGCCCGTCAGTAGCGATGGCGTGCGAGTTGTGCGCCGGCTTGATGGGCGTGCAAGTGTTGAAAGTGTTGCTCAATCGTGGCGATGTCGTCGCCGCGCCTTGGGGTTTGCATTTCGATGCCTACCAACAAAAATTGAAAAAAACCTGGCGACCGTTCGGCAACAAAAACCCGATTCAACGCATTCTGATGGCGCTGATTCGCCGGCAGTTGAATCTGGAGTAG
- a CDS encoding helix-turn-helix domain-containing protein, which yields MNTRLCQRALFRPVLTGPRASWHFQCQSYQQMATPLHYHAAYEISLLRHSEGRRYVGDSVEHYSDFDLVLIGPHLPHGWSGQATAFASAPLSYNAQLPSCWLEALLDSIAEFQCLQSLFSQARQGLHFSAHIARQVHEEFVLMANADAVAQFAGLIRVLHLLKSDQGARVLASAQHLRRASHELSDERLEKLLAYIQEHYTEELRAEQLAKHAHMSTNHFHRFIKQRTEKTFTEWVTSMRIGRACELLLTSRKPISTVASQCGFNDLSNFNRRFMQLKKCTPSEFRRTAIEQENAIPAIDWVPARRTAMMASGC from the coding sequence ATGAATACACGCTTGTGTCAGCGAGCCCTGTTTCGTCCGGTGCTGACCGGACCACGTGCGTCCTGGCATTTCCAGTGCCAGAGCTATCAGCAAATGGCGACACCGCTGCACTATCACGCCGCCTACGAAATCAGTTTGCTGCGGCATAGTGAAGGGCGTCGCTATGTCGGTGACAGCGTCGAGCATTACAGCGATTTCGATCTGGTGCTGATCGGCCCGCACTTGCCGCACGGCTGGAGCGGGCAGGCGACAGCGTTTGCTTCCGCACCGCTAAGCTACAACGCGCAACTGCCGAGTTGTTGGTTGGAAGCCTTGCTCGACTCCATTGCCGAATTCCAGTGCCTGCAATCGCTGTTTTCACAAGCGCGCCAAGGCTTGCATTTCAGCGCGCACATTGCCCGCCAAGTGCATGAAGAGTTTGTGTTGATGGCAAACGCCGATGCCGTCGCCCAATTCGCCGGTTTGATTCGCGTTCTGCACTTACTCAAATCGGATCAAGGCGCCCGCGTGTTGGCCAGCGCCCAACACTTGCGCCGTGCCAGCCACGAACTTTCTGACGAGCGCCTGGAGAAGCTGCTCGCGTATATTCAAGAGCACTACACTGAAGAGCTGCGCGCCGAACAACTCGCCAAACACGCGCACATGAGCACCAATCATTTTCACCGCTTCATCAAACAGCGCACCGAAAAAACCTTTACCGAATGGGTCACCAGCATGCGCATAGGTCGTGCTTGCGAGTTGTTGCTGACCAGCCGCAAACCGATTTCCACCGTAGCGAGTCAATGCGGTTTCAACGATTTATCCAACTTCAATCGCCGCTTCATGCAACTGAAAAAATGCACGCCAAGTGAATTCCGGCGCACCGCGATTGAACAGGAAAATGCCATACCAGCAATAGATTGGGTACCGGCAAGAAGAACAGCGATGATGGCCAGCGGCTGTTGA
- a CDS encoding carboxymuconolactone decarboxylase family protein: MSERISLDKFSPAMYRTMAELDRHAGEAVEKAGISEAFSHLLRLRASQINQCAFCVRLHTRDALTSGESSDRISVLPAWRETGYFSEKEQAALELVEAITLIADGQVPDSVYQQAAATLSSDQIAAIEWLAIVINAWNRIAIASRYPVIP, encoded by the coding sequence ATGTCTGAACGGATCAGTCTGGACAAATTTTCACCGGCGATGTATCGCACCATGGCCGAGCTTGACCGACACGCGGGCGAAGCGGTGGAAAAAGCCGGTATCTCAGAAGCTTTTTCGCATTTGCTGCGCTTGCGTGCCTCGCAAATCAACCAATGTGCGTTCTGCGTGCGCTTGCACACACGCGACGCATTAACCAGCGGTGAATCCAGCGACCGCATCAGTGTGCTACCCGCTTGGAGAGAAACCGGTTACTTCTCGGAGAAAGAACAAGCGGCACTGGAACTGGTGGAAGCGATTACCCTGATTGCCGACGGCCAAGTTCCGGATAGCGTTTACCAACAGGCTGCAGCCACACTTTCCAGCGACCAAATTGCCGCCATCGAATGGCTGGCCATTGTGATCAACGCCTGGAATCGGATTGCGATTGCCAGCCGTTATCCGGTTATACCATAG
- a CDS encoding DUF2798 domain-containing protein — MNTQLKRRITFALMMGVVTTGIISFVLIALNLGFNTQFVLTWLRSWSVAYVLVIPAILLIGPRLQAQIDRRIQ; from the coding sequence ATGAATACGCAACTCAAACGCCGCATCACCTTTGCACTGATGATGGGCGTGGTGACCACTGGCATAATTTCGTTTGTGTTGATTGCGCTGAATCTCGGATTCAATACGCAGTTTGTTTTGACGTGGCTGCGCTCGTGGAGCGTTGCTTACGTGCTGGTGATTCCGGCAATTTTACTGATTGGGCCACGACTGCAAGCGCAGATTGATCGACGGATTCAGTAG
- a CDS encoding SDR family NAD(P)-dependent oxidoreductase: MNTQQHLGTALITGASSGIGAVYADRLAREGYDLILVARRGDRLRTLAQALTTRWGRSVETVTADLTQAADLAKVEQVLKTDASITMLVNNAGVAATTPLLQSDVAYMEQMMMLNVNAATRLALAAAPAFVARRHGTIINIASIVALAPELLNGVYAGSKAFVLAFSQSLQNELAGKGVHVQAVLPGATDTELWQAPGTKPEHLPPSSIVMTAEDMVDAALAGLQQGETVTIPSLPNVADWQAFEQARTALRPNLSASKPAARYGVGH; this comes from the coding sequence ATGAACACTCAACAGCATTTAGGTACCGCCCTGATCACCGGCGCCTCTTCCGGCATCGGTGCCGTTTACGCCGACCGCCTGGCCCGTGAGGGTTACGACCTGATTCTGGTTGCCCGCCGCGGCGACCGGCTGCGCACGCTGGCGCAAGCCCTGACCACGCGTTGGGGCCGCTCGGTGGAAACCGTGACCGCCGACTTAACCCAAGCTGCCGATCTCGCCAAGGTGGAACAGGTGCTGAAAACCGACGCCAGCATCACGATGCTGGTCAATAACGCCGGTGTCGCCGCCACGACGCCACTGCTGCAATCCGACGTCGCTTACATGGAACAAATGATGATGCTGAATGTGAACGCCGCGACGCGTTTGGCGCTGGCCGCCGCACCGGCATTTGTTGCACGCCGCCACGGCACGATTATCAATATTGCTTCGATTGTGGCGCTGGCGCCGGAATTGTTGAACGGTGTTTACGCCGGCAGCAAAGCGTTTGTGCTGGCCTTTTCGCAATCGTTGCAAAACGAACTGGCCGGCAAAGGTGTGCACGTGCAAGCGGTGTTACCCGGTGCGACTGATACTGAATTGTGGCAAGCGCCTGGCACCAAACCGGAACACTTACCGCCAAGCAGCATTGTGATGACCGCTGAAGACATGGTCGATGCCGCGCTCGCCGGTTTGCAGCAAGGCGAAACGGTGACCATTCCATCACTGCCAAATGTTGCGGACTGGCAGGCATTCGAACAGGCCCGCACAGCACTGCGCCCGAACTTGTCCGCCAGCAAACCAGCAGCGCGTTACGGCGTGGGTCACTGA
- a CDS encoding GlxA family transcriptional regulator: protein MLTIGFVLTPSFSTMSLAALSVFEMANLKAGEELYRVQVLSEQGGELKGAVGTVVVTRAIGNTAFDTVIVTNAAQPLPSTPAMQSYLQNAARDCRRIAAICTGAFTLAEAGLLDGRRVTTHWFYARELASRFPNLQVEDDRIFIIDGSVWTSAGMSAGIDLALAMLEKDFGAELARRVAQGLVIYHRRAGGQSQHSELLEMDAKSDRIQKALAYARGNLRAPLSVEELADAASLSPRQFSRAFRAETGQSPAKAVERLRVEAARLMIEQSRHSIEVVANETGFADPERMRRAFLRVFGQPPQAVRRNARVQM from the coding sequence ATGCTCACCATCGGTTTTGTGCTAACGCCCAGCTTCTCAACGATGAGCCTCGCCGCCTTGTCGGTATTCGAAATGGCCAACCTGAAAGCCGGCGAAGAGCTTTACCGTGTGCAGGTGCTCTCCGAGCAAGGCGGCGAACTAAAGGGGGCCGTGGGCACGGTCGTGGTCACCCGAGCGATAGGCAACACCGCCTTCGATACCGTTATCGTCACCAACGCGGCGCAACCGCTGCCATCCACACCAGCCATGCAAAGCTACCTGCAAAATGCCGCACGCGACTGCCGACGCATCGCGGCCATCTGCACCGGTGCCTTTACCCTGGCCGAAGCCGGTTTGCTTGATGGCCGGCGCGTCACCACCCACTGGTTCTATGCACGCGAACTGGCCAGCCGCTTTCCGAACCTGCAAGTCGAGGATGATCGAATTTTTATTATTGATGGTTCGGTCTGGACCTCGGCCGGCATGAGCGCCGGTATCGATTTGGCCCTGGCCATGCTGGAAAAAGATTTCGGTGCCGAGCTGGCGCGCCGCGTTGCGCAAGGTTTGGTTATCTACCATCGCCGCGCCGGCGGCCAATCGCAGCACTCCGAGCTGCTGGAAATGGATGCCAAGTCCGATCGCATTCAAAAAGCGCTCGCCTATGCGCGCGGCAATTTGCGCGCTCCACTTTCGGTAGAAGAACTCGCCGACGCCGCCAGCCTAAGCCCGCGCCAATTCAGCCGCGCCTTTCGCGCCGAAACCGGGCAATCACCGGCCAAAGCTGTTGAGCGTTTGCGTGTGGAAGCAGCACGGCTGATGATTGAACAAAGCCGTCATTCGATTGAAGTGGTGGCCAACGAAACGGGGTTTGCCGATCCGGAGCGGATGCGTAGGGCGTTTTTAAGAGTGTTTGGGCAGCCGCCGCAGGCGGTGCGGCGGAACGCGCGGGTTCAGATGTGA
- a CDS encoding Shedu anti-phage system protein SduA domain-containing protein has protein sequence MHPISSSEAIEELRRKDPLSDFFTWWDRATPDDLAALAGALDDATREEDIQQFLQLNPHFLIQHLGGGHGRWVLPKQKLGAEYVTDFLIAEKHSFGFDWQAVELESPLRPMFNKNGDPSQHLNHAIRQITDWRAWLKSNQSYASRPRTEGGLGLTDIDANLKGLILIGRRAAIDPETNARRRQLVQNLNIEIHSFDYLLQSLEGRLVALRKIPEQKLNE, from the coding sequence ATGCACCCTATATCTAGTAGCGAAGCCATAGAAGAACTTCGTCGAAAGGATCCTCTAAGCGACTTCTTTACTTGGTGGGACCGTGCCACTCCGGATGATCTTGCAGCATTAGCGGGCGCCTTGGATGACGCAACACGAGAAGAAGATATTCAGCAGTTCCTTCAGTTGAACCCTCACTTCTTGATCCAGCACCTTGGTGGTGGTCACGGACGATGGGTTCTTCCAAAGCAGAAGTTGGGGGCCGAATACGTTACAGACTTTCTGATCGCCGAGAAACACTCGTTCGGCTTTGATTGGCAGGCGGTGGAATTGGAAAGCCCGCTTCGTCCAATGTTCAACAAAAACGGTGATCCATCCCAACACCTCAATCACGCAATCCGTCAAATCACAGACTGGCGCGCATGGTTGAAATCCAACCAGTCATATGCGTCACGTCCACGCACAGAGGGCGGCTTGGGCCTCACTGATATCGACGCAAACCTAAAAGGGTTAATCCTTATCGGCCGCCGAGCAGCAATTGATCCGGAAACAAACGCAAGAAGAAGACAACTGGTTCAAAATTTGAATATTGAAATTCATTCATTCGACTATCTCCTCCAATCACTTGAAGGCCGCTTAGTGGCGCTAAGGAAGATCCCGGAGCAGAAATTAAACGAATGA
- a CDS encoding PD-(D/E)XK nuclease domain-containing protein, which produces MRLSKSLCAVVGDVLATTGSHGALDDLFIAAGAPGEPPQLSHGSKWKSWLFRSGQDPNVDSLAVLGNVLEEFMDLPPEDSEYLSEWRAKRARIEAVLEENGLRYFRFGRVLPQGTIPEDGPSYECTTIAPQPVKPAEVEELLEIVVRGLRRAMHPLTHRRKGAQSLCFTNEYDVQDLLHALLRPWINDIRPEEFTPSHAGSSTRMDFLLPAHELVIETKIVRDRSHAKRIGDELIIDIEHYRKHPNCKTLWCVIYDPDHLITNSQGLKNDLDGQRKLNDGEVVVKTFFL; this is translated from the coding sequence ATGAGACTTTCCAAATCTCTTTGCGCCGTAGTTGGCGATGTGTTGGCAACAACGGGCTCTCACGGAGCGCTGGATGACCTCTTTATTGCTGCGGGGGCTCCTGGAGAACCTCCTCAGCTCTCGCACGGATCAAAGTGGAAATCGTGGTTATTCAGGTCAGGCCAAGACCCGAATGTAGATAGCCTCGCTGTACTAGGAAACGTTCTTGAAGAATTTATGGATTTGCCGCCCGAAGATTCGGAATACCTATCAGAATGGCGAGCAAAGCGCGCCCGTATTGAAGCGGTACTAGAAGAGAATGGTCTTCGCTACTTCCGCTTCGGAAGGGTACTTCCACAGGGTACGATTCCGGAAGATGGGCCTTCATACGAGTGCACAACTATCGCACCACAACCTGTTAAACCCGCAGAAGTTGAGGAACTACTAGAAATCGTTGTGCGAGGTTTACGTCGTGCAATGCATCCACTTACGCACCGTCGCAAAGGGGCTCAATCCCTGTGTTTTACGAATGAATACGACGTTCAGGACCTTTTACATGCCCTCTTGCGTCCTTGGATCAATGACATTAGACCTGAAGAGTTTACGCCTAGTCATGCCGGGTCAAGTACGCGAATGGATTTTTTGTTGCCTGCTCATGAGTTGGTTATAGAGACAAAGATTGTCCGCGACCGCAGTCACGCAAAACGTATTGGCGATGAGCTTATCATTGACATTGAGCACTACCGTAAACATCCAAACTGTAAAACTCTATGGTGCGTTATCTACGATCCAGATCATTTGATAACGAACTCGCAAGGATTAAAGAACGATCTAGATGGTCAGCGCAAACTGAATGATGGCGAGGTAGTCGTGAAAACGTTTTTCCTATGA